The Aggregicoccus sp. 17bor-14 genome includes a region encoding these proteins:
- a CDS encoding amino acid permease, with translation MLRPMASDRAGQRDADAAQLGRLGYAQQLLRDMGGFSNFALSFSIISILTGAVTLYGHGLRFGGPFAMGVGWPLVALGTLTVAASLAQLASSFPTAGALYHWSAMLGGKRAGFFTAWLNTVGQFAITAGIDYGLAEFMADMLTGSRQRSTVLAIYAGILVSHAALNHVGVRAVAVLNALSAWYHLVGVGLILGALLLLAPQREPAFLLTRVTAEPYGYGYAFLISLLQAQWTFTGYDASAHVSEETVDPTRNAPWGIFLSVVVSALVGWALIAAVTLSIGDLGATVRAENPFLYVLRGALGARLGGALVWVAIGAMWFCGLASITSNSRMLFAFARDGGLPFSRQLASVSPRFRSPAVAVWVSAAAALVVALWSGAYAAMVALSTLALYASYALPILVGLRARASGIWSQRGPWDLGRWALPVNVAALAWSAAVMVLFVLPPNQLAGYTFAGCLVLLGAYWGLSRRHTFVGPRVSLNAPSAARSSPS, from the coding sequence ATGCTGCGGCCCATGGCGAGCGACAGGGCAGGCCAGCGGGACGCGGACGCGGCGCAGCTGGGGCGGCTGGGTTATGCGCAGCAGCTGCTGCGCGACATGGGCGGATTCTCCAACTTCGCCCTGTCCTTCTCCATCATCTCCATCCTCACCGGCGCGGTGACGCTCTACGGCCATGGGCTGCGCTTCGGCGGGCCCTTCGCCATGGGGGTGGGCTGGCCGCTGGTGGCACTCGGCACGCTCACGGTGGCGGCGAGCCTCGCGCAGCTCGCGTCCTCGTTTCCCACCGCCGGCGCGCTCTACCACTGGAGCGCGATGCTCGGTGGGAAGCGCGCAGGCTTCTTCACCGCGTGGCTCAACACGGTGGGGCAGTTCGCCATCACCGCGGGCATCGACTACGGCCTCGCAGAGTTCATGGCGGACATGCTGACGGGCTCGCGCCAGCGCAGCACGGTGCTCGCCATCTACGCGGGAATCCTCGTCTCCCATGCGGCCCTCAACCACGTGGGCGTGCGGGCGGTGGCGGTGCTCAACGCGCTCTCGGCCTGGTACCACCTGGTGGGGGTGGGGCTGATCCTGGGCGCGCTCCTGCTGCTCGCCCCGCAGCGCGAGCCCGCCTTCCTCCTCACCCGCGTCACCGCCGAGCCCTACGGGTACGGCTACGCCTTCCTCATCTCGCTGCTGCAGGCGCAGTGGACCTTCACCGGGTACGACGCGAGCGCCCACGTGTCCGAGGAGACGGTGGACCCCACGCGCAATGCCCCCTGGGGCATCTTCCTCTCCGTCGTGGTGAGCGCGCTGGTGGGCTGGGCCCTCATCGCCGCGGTCACGCTGAGCATCGGGGACCTCGGGGCGACGGTGCGCGCGGAGAACCCCTTCCTCTACGTGCTGCGCGGCGCGCTCGGAGCGCGGCTCGGCGGCGCGCTGGTGTGGGTGGCGATCGGCGCCATGTGGTTCTGCGGGCTCGCCTCCATCACGTCCAACTCGCGCATGCTCTTCGCGTTCGCACGCGACGGAGGGCTGCCCTTCTCACGCCAGCTCGCGAGCGTGTCGCCGCGCTTTCGCAGTCCGGCGGTGGCGGTGTGGGTCTCGGCGGCGGCGGCGCTCGTGGTGGCGCTGTGGAGCGGCGCCTACGCGGCCATGGTGGCGCTGAGCACGCTGGCGCTCTACGCATCCTACGCGCTGCCCATCCTGGTGGGGCTGCGGGCGCGGGCGAGCGGGATCTGGAGCCAGCGGGGGCCCTGGGATCTCGGGCGCTGGGCCCTGCCGGTGAACGTGGCGGCGCTCGCGTGGAGCGCCGCGGTGATGGTGCTCTTCGTGCTGCCGCCCAACCAGCTCGCCGGCTACACCTTCGCCGGCTGCCTCGTGCTGCTGGGCGCCTACTGGGGGCTCTCGCGGCGCCACACCTTCGTGGGGCCGCGGGTCTCGCTCAACGCGCCTTCGGCAGCGCGGTCTTCCCCATCTTGA
- a CDS encoding EVE domain-containing protein, with protein sequence MAKTQYWLIKSEPSVYPYAQLEQEGRTAWTGVRNFEARNNLRAMQPDDLCLYYHSNEGKAVVAVARVLTAASEDPTAPGENWASVEVGPVVALKEPVTLATIKATPELEEMQLLTRSRISVVPVSAEHFKRVLKMGKTALPKAR encoded by the coding sequence ATGGCGAAGACCCAGTACTGGCTGATCAAGAGCGAGCCCTCCGTCTACCCCTACGCGCAGCTGGAGCAGGAGGGGCGCACCGCGTGGACCGGGGTGCGCAACTTCGAGGCGCGCAACAACCTGCGCGCGATGCAGCCGGACGACCTCTGCCTCTACTACCACTCCAACGAGGGCAAGGCCGTGGTCGCCGTGGCGCGCGTGCTCACCGCAGCGTCCGAGGACCCCACCGCGCCCGGCGAGAACTGGGCCTCGGTGGAGGTGGGCCCCGTGGTCGCGCTGAAGGAGCCGGTGACGCTCGCCACCATCAAGGCCACGCCGGAGCTCGAGGAGATGCAGCTGCTCACCCGCAGCCGCATCTCGGTGGTCCCCGTGTCCGCCGAGCACTTCAAGCGCGTGCTCAAGATGGGGAAGACCGCGCTGCCGAAGGCGCGTTGA
- a CDS encoding amylo-alpha-1,6-glucosidase encodes MREKSPPLPRMEFQWPRGPEASEVLSREWLVTNGRGGYASGTIAGCNTRRYHGLFIPNIPEHGRTVLLARLTEEVVLGGGAKRVRLDAEEHADGTLVSSNLPFLRAFRLHGLLPEWEFEVDGARLRRRLVLVHGTNSLFVAWDLLSGSELTLRVRPYPVMRPHDQGMPPQPWSPVVNLREDRVEVRANEHSPAMRMKIFAPRPMPFVGLYDVSAPLLYRTEKARGYDHVETQASPGYFECTLRAGETVVLGVTTEDWSSLGTLPTEAFEHEQTRERHLLSRAPAATHDKVAERLVLAADQFVIEPMRPRDDAWARAIGHDARSVIAGYHWFTDWGRDTMISLEGLTLCTGRLREAAAILRTFRHYVRDGLLPNLFPEGNSEGLYHTADATLWFFHAIDRYLETTKDRALLQDFFPTLQEIVTRHLQGTRFNIRIDPADGLFTQGEQGYQLTWMDAKVDGWVVTPRRGKAVELNALWYNALRLMATWAEQLGEDPAPYVRDADRTEASFNQRFWNEREGCLYDVVDAEGGGNDAAVRPNQIFAISLRNPVLRRDRWEPVLRKVTEQLLTPVGLRSLAPGHPDYKPNYDGNLRARDAAYHQGTVWSWLIGHYVDARLKVDPDRSRAREVLSGLQEHLEHAGVGQVSEIFDATEPYRPRGCIAQAWGIAEALRVFLKTTPAQAPGR; translated from the coding sequence GTGAGAGAGAAATCGCCCCCCCTGCCGCGCATGGAGTTCCAGTGGCCGCGAGGCCCCGAGGCCAGCGAGGTGCTCAGCCGCGAGTGGCTGGTGACGAACGGGCGCGGCGGCTACGCGTCCGGCACCATTGCCGGCTGCAACACGCGCCGCTACCACGGCCTCTTCATCCCCAACATCCCCGAGCACGGGCGCACCGTGCTGCTCGCGCGCCTCACCGAGGAGGTGGTGCTCGGCGGAGGCGCCAAGCGCGTGCGCCTGGACGCCGAGGAGCACGCGGACGGCACGCTGGTGAGCAGCAACCTGCCCTTCCTGAGGGCGTTCCGGCTCCACGGCCTGCTGCCGGAGTGGGAGTTCGAGGTGGACGGCGCCCGGCTGCGGCGCCGGCTCGTCCTGGTCCACGGCACCAACAGCCTCTTCGTCGCGTGGGATCTGCTCTCGGGCTCCGAGCTCACCCTGCGCGTGCGCCCCTACCCGGTGATGCGCCCGCACGACCAGGGGATGCCGCCGCAGCCGTGGAGCCCGGTGGTGAACCTGCGCGAGGACCGCGTCGAGGTGCGCGCGAACGAGCACTCGCCCGCCATGCGGATGAAGATCTTCGCGCCCCGCCCCATGCCCTTCGTGGGCCTCTACGACGTGTCCGCCCCGCTGCTGTACCGGACGGAGAAGGCGCGCGGCTACGATCACGTGGAGACGCAGGCGAGCCCCGGCTACTTCGAGTGCACGCTGCGCGCCGGAGAGACCGTGGTGCTCGGCGTCACCACCGAGGACTGGAGCTCGCTCGGGACCCTGCCCACGGAGGCCTTCGAGCACGAGCAGACGCGCGAGCGGCACCTGCTCTCACGCGCGCCGGCCGCGACCCACGACAAGGTCGCCGAGCGGCTGGTGCTCGCGGCGGACCAGTTCGTCATCGAGCCCATGCGCCCGCGCGACGATGCCTGGGCGCGCGCCATCGGGCACGACGCGCGCAGCGTCATCGCCGGCTACCACTGGTTCACCGACTGGGGCCGCGACACGATGATCTCCCTGGAGGGGCTCACCCTGTGCACGGGGCGCCTGCGCGAGGCGGCGGCCATCCTGCGCACCTTCCGTCACTACGTGCGCGACGGCCTGCTGCCCAACCTCTTTCCCGAGGGCAACAGCGAGGGCCTGTACCACACGGCGGACGCCACGCTCTGGTTCTTCCACGCCATCGACCGCTACCTGGAGACCACGAAGGACCGGGCGCTCCTTCAGGACTTCTTCCCCACCCTGCAGGAGATCGTCACCCGCCACCTGCAGGGCACGCGCTTCAACATCCGCATCGATCCCGCGGACGGCCTCTTCACCCAGGGCGAGCAGGGCTACCAGCTGACCTGGATGGACGCGAAGGTGGACGGCTGGGTCGTCACCCCGCGCCGCGGCAAGGCCGTGGAGCTCAACGCGCTCTGGTACAACGCCCTGCGCCTGATGGCCACGTGGGCCGAGCAGCTGGGAGAGGACCCGGCCCCCTACGTGCGCGACGCGGACCGCACCGAGGCCTCGTTCAACCAGCGCTTCTGGAACGAGCGCGAGGGCTGCCTCTACGACGTGGTGGACGCCGAGGGCGGTGGCAACGACGCCGCCGTGCGCCCGAACCAGATCTTCGCGATCTCGCTGCGCAACCCCGTGCTGCGCCGCGACCGCTGGGAGCCGGTGCTGCGCAAGGTCACCGAGCAGCTGCTCACCCCCGTGGGGCTGCGCTCGCTCGCCCCGGGCCACCCCGACTACAAGCCAAACTACGACGGCAACCTCCGCGCGCGCGACGCCGCCTACCACCAGGGCACCGTGTGGAGCTGGCTCATCGGCCACTACGTGGATGCGCGCCTGAAGGTGGACCCGGACCGCTCGCGGGCCCGCGAGGTGCTCAGCGGGCTGCAGGAGCACCTGGAGCACGCCGGCGTCGGCCAGGTGAGCGAGATCTTCGACGCCACCGAGCCCTACCGCCCCCGCGGCTGCATCGCCCAGGCCTGGGGCATCGCCGAGGCCCTGCGGGTGTTCCTCAAGACGACCCCGGCGCAGGCTCCCGGCCGCTGA
- a CDS encoding glycosyltransferase family 2 protein: MIILIPALLVLSALYWAFVALQLLRAMRQVPQLAELQPPPPPRWPRLSLVIPACDEEATLEPALRSRLREDYPELELVVIDDRSTDATGAIVDRVAAEDARVRALHIRSLPEGWLGKVHALHRGVEQASGEWLLFTDADVHLEPGTLRTAVAYCESRGLDHLGVFPEVWSASFRLDVALGTFGRLVALAARPHAVEDPRSRAAFGVGAFNLVRRSALERSPGLSWLRLELLDDAALGQMLKRSGARCGMAMGRGRVGLTFYPSLRELARGTEKNGFAGAGRFSQLRLVLFCLTLLALEGTPFAALLAFGHPLVQLAGGAIAALAVGASMVGSRWMARPVLPNLLLPLGTLFFVGCLLRSGYLAHRRGGIAWRGTLYPTALLRAGARYEFP; this comes from the coding sequence ATGATCATCCTGATCCCCGCGTTGCTCGTCCTCAGTGCCCTCTACTGGGCCTTCGTCGCGCTGCAGCTCCTTCGCGCGATGCGCCAGGTGCCCCAGCTCGCCGAGCTGCAGCCCCCGCCGCCCCCGCGCTGGCCGCGACTCTCGCTCGTCATCCCGGCCTGCGACGAGGAGGCCACCCTGGAGCCGGCGCTGCGCTCGCGCCTGCGGGAGGACTACCCCGAGCTCGAGCTCGTGGTGATCGACGATCGCTCCACCGACGCGACCGGCGCCATCGTGGACCGGGTGGCCGCAGAGGATGCGCGCGTGCGGGCGCTGCACATCCGCTCGCTGCCGGAGGGGTGGCTGGGCAAGGTCCACGCGCTGCACCGCGGCGTCGAGCAGGCCAGCGGCGAGTGGCTGCTCTTCACCGATGCGGACGTGCACCTGGAGCCCGGCACGCTGCGCACGGCCGTCGCGTACTGCGAGTCGCGCGGGCTGGATCACCTCGGCGTCTTCCCCGAGGTGTGGAGCGCCTCCTTCCGCCTCGACGTGGCCCTGGGCACCTTCGGGCGCCTGGTGGCGCTCGCGGCCCGCCCCCACGCGGTGGAGGACCCCCGCTCGCGCGCGGCCTTCGGAGTGGGGGCCTTCAACCTCGTGCGGCGCAGCGCGCTCGAGCGCAGCCCCGGGCTCTCTTGGCTGAGGCTCGAGCTGCTCGACGACGCGGCGCTGGGGCAGATGCTCAAGCGCAGCGGAGCGCGCTGCGGCATGGCGATGGGGCGGGGCAGGGTGGGGCTGACCTTCTACCCGTCGCTGCGAGAGCTCGCGCGCGGCACGGAGAAGAACGGCTTCGCGGGCGCGGGGCGCTTCAGCCAGCTGCGGCTCGTGCTCTTCTGCCTCACGCTGCTCGCCCTCGAGGGGACCCCCTTCGCGGCGCTGCTCGCCTTCGGGCATCCGCTCGTGCAGCTGGCGGGCGGGGCCATCGCCGCGCTCGCGGTGGGCGCGAGCATGGTGGGCAGCCGCTGGATGGCGCGCCCGGTGCTCCCCAACCTGCTGCTCCCGCTGGGCACGCTCTTCTTCGTGGGTTGCCTCCTGCGCTCCGGCTACCTCGCCCACCGGCGCGGGGGCATCGCGTGGCGCGGCACGCTGTACCCCACGGCGCTGCTGCGGGCGGGGGCCCGCTACGAGTTTCCCTGA
- a CDS encoding NAD-dependent epimerase/dehydratase family protein, which produces MTPALILLGSGYTLTRLALREAQSGRTVLASTRHPERIAALEAAGVQVLPLEAALARSRDAHVVMGLPPEAGWDARIAEAFQAQPPAKCVYLSSTGVYGSARGVVDEETPVDPVAGAGRLAAEALLRPLGAVALRIAGIYGPWRGAHTRLLAGTLRLPRDGGGRISRVHVDDLVGAVQCALERGTPGEVYCVADDRAVTQAETVGWLCERLGVPRPPEVELSELHPSLRGDRAVQNARLKGLGWTLRYPDYRSGFEAVLRDESH; this is translated from the coding sequence ATGACGCCTGCGCTGATCCTGCTGGGCAGTGGCTACACCCTCACGCGGCTCGCGCTGCGTGAGGCGCAGTCGGGGCGCACGGTGCTCGCGAGCACCCGCCACCCCGAGCGCATCGCGGCGCTCGAGGCGGCCGGCGTCCAGGTGCTCCCGTTGGAGGCCGCGCTCGCGCGCTCGCGTGACGCGCACGTGGTCATGGGCCTGCCGCCCGAGGCGGGCTGGGACGCACGCATCGCCGAGGCGTTCCAGGCGCAGCCACCCGCGAAGTGCGTGTACCTGTCGTCCACGGGCGTGTACGGCAGTGCGCGCGGAGTGGTCGACGAAGAGACCCCCGTAGACCCTGTCGCAGGTGCAGGCCGTCTCGCAGCCGAGGCGCTGCTGCGGCCGCTGGGCGCGGTGGCGCTGCGCATCGCCGGCATCTACGGGCCGTGGCGCGGGGCGCACACGCGCCTGCTCGCCGGAACGCTGCGCCTCCCTCGAGACGGTGGAGGGCGCATCTCGCGCGTCCACGTGGATGACCTCGTCGGAGCCGTGCAGTGCGCGCTCGAGCGGGGCACCCCGGGCGAGGTGTACTGCGTTGCGGATGATCGCGCGGTGACGCAGGCCGAGACCGTGGGCTGGCTGTGCGAGCGGCTGGGCGTGCCGCGGCCGCCGGAGGTGGAGCTGAGCGAGCTGCACCCGAGCCTGCGGGGTGACCGGGCCGTGCAGAACGCGCGGCTCAAGGGGCTCGGCTGGACCCTGCGCTATCCGGACTACCGCTCGGGCTTCGAGGCGGTGCTCCGGGACGAGAGCCACTAA